In one Excalfactoria chinensis isolate bCotChi1 chromosome 17, bCotChi1.hap2, whole genome shotgun sequence genomic region, the following are encoded:
- the ZNF207 gene encoding BUB3-interacting and GLEBS motif-containing protein ZNF207 isoform X8, which produces MGRKKKKQLKPWCWYCNRDFDDEKILIQHQKAKHFKCHICHKKLYTGPGLAIHCMQVHKETIDAVPNAIPGRTDIELEIYGMEGIPEKDMEERRRLLEQKTQESQKKKQQDDSDEYEDDESAASTSFQPQQVQPQQGYIPPMAQPGLPPVPGAPGMPPGIPPLMAGVPPMMPGMPPVMPGMPPGMMPMGGMMPPGPGIPPLMPGMPPGMPPPVGPRPGMPPMTQAQPATAPGILNRPPAPTASAPTPQPPVTKPLFPSAGQAAAAVQGPVGTDFKPLNSTAATTEPPKPTFPAYTQSTASTTSTTNSTAAKPATSITSKPATLTTTSATSKLIHPDEDISLEERRAQLPKYQRNLPRPGQASLGNPPVGPIGGMMPPQPGIPPQQQGMRPPMPPHGQYGAHHQGMPGYLPGAMPPYGQGPPMVPPYQSGPPRPPMGMRPPVMSQGGRY; this is translated from the exons GTATTGTAACAGGGATTTTGATGATGAAAAAATCCTTATACAGCatcaaaaagcaaagcactttaAATGCCATATATGTCATAAGAAATTGTATACGGGACCTGGTTTAGCTATCCATTGCATGCAG GTACATAAAGAAACAATAGATGCTGTTCCAAATGCTATTCCTGGAAGAACAGACATTGAACTGGAAATCTATGGCATGGAGGGCATTCCAGAAAAAGATATGGAGGAACGGAGGAGGTTACTTGAACAAAAAACTCAGG AAAGCCAGAAGAAGAAGCAACAAGATGATTCTGATGAATATGAAGATGATGAATCTGCAGCTTCAACTTCATTTCAGCCCCAACAAGTTCAGCCACAGCAGGGGTACATTCCCCCAATGGCACAACCAGGTTTGCCTCCTGTGCCAGGTGCACCAGGGATGCCTCCTG GTATACCACCACTAATGGCAGGTGTCCCACCCATGATGCCTGGAATGCCTCCAGTTATGCCTGGAATGCCACCTGG GATGATGCCAATGGGTGGAATGATGCCTCCTGGGCCAGGAATCCCACCGCTTATGCCTGGTATGCCACCAG GTATGCCACCACCTGTTGGTCCTCGTCCTGGGATGCCTCCTATGACACAAGCACAGCCTGCTACTGCACCAGGCATTCTTAACAGACCTCCAGCTCCTACTGCATCAGCACCTACCCCTCAGCCTCCAGTTACTAAACCACTCTTCCCAAGTGCAGGGCAG GCTGCAGCGGCTGTTCAAGGTCCGGTTGGTACTGATTTCAAACCTTTGAATTctacagcagcaacaacagaacCCCCCAAACCTACATTCCCTGCTTACACACAGTCTACAGCCTCAACCACTAGCACCACAAATAGTACTGCAGCTAAACCAGCTACATCTATAACAAGTAAGCCTGCTACCCTTACCACAACCAGTGCAACCAGTAAGTTGATCCATCCAGATGAGGATATATCACTG GAAGAGAGAAGGGCACAGCTGCCCAAGTATCAGCGTAATCTTCCTCGTCCGGGACAAGCTTCCTTGGGTAATCCACCTGTTGGACCAATTGGAGGTATGATGCCACCACAGCCTGGAATTCCTCCGCAGCAACAAGGAATGAGACCTCCAATGCCACCACATG GTCAGTATGGTGCTCATCACCAGGGCATGCCAGGCTATCTTCCTGGAGCAATGCCTCCATATGGTCAGGGACCTCCGATGGTGCCCCCATACCAAAGTGGACCTCCTCGACCTCCAATGGGAATGAGACCTCCTGTCATGTCGCAAGGTGGCCGCTACTGA
- the ZNF207 gene encoding BUB3-interacting and GLEBS motif-containing protein ZNF207 isoform X1 — protein MGRKKKKQLKPWCWYCNRDFDDEKILIQHQKAKHFKCHICHKKLYTGPGLAIHCMQVHKETIDAVPNAIPGRTDIELEIYGMEGIPEKDMEERRRLLEQKTQAESQKKKQQDDSDEYEDDESAASTSFQPQQVQPQQGYIPPMAQPGLPPVPGAPGMPPGIPPLMAGVPPMMPGMPPVMPGMPPGLHQQRKYMQSFCGGNMMMPMGGMMPPGPGIPPLMPGMPPGMPPPVGPRPGMPPMTQAQPATAPGILNRPPAPTASAPTPQPPVTKPLFPSAGQMGTPVTSSSTASSNSESLSASSNALFPSTAQAAAAVQGPVGTDFKPLNSTAATTEPPKPTFPAYTQSTASTTSTTNSTAAKPATSITSKPATLTTTSATSKLIHPDEDISLEERRAQLPKYQRNLPRPGQASLGNPPVGPIGGMMPPQPGIPPQQQGMRPPMPPHGQYGAHHQGMPGYLPGAMPPYGQGPPMVPPYQSGPPRPPMGMRPPVMSQGGRY, from the exons GTATTGTAACAGGGATTTTGATGATGAAAAAATCCTTATACAGCatcaaaaagcaaagcactttaAATGCCATATATGTCATAAGAAATTGTATACGGGACCTGGTTTAGCTATCCATTGCATGCAG GTACATAAAGAAACAATAGATGCTGTTCCAAATGCTATTCCTGGAAGAACAGACATTGAACTGGAAATCTATGGCATGGAGGGCATTCCAGAAAAAGATATGGAGGAACGGAGGAGGTTACTTGAACAAAAAACTCAGG CAGAAAGCCAGAAGAAGAAGCAACAAGATGATTCTGATGAATATGAAGATGATGAATCTGCAGCTTCAACTTCATTTCAGCCCCAACAAGTTCAGCCACAGCAGGGGTACATTCCCCCAATGGCACAACCAGGTTTGCCTCCTGTGCCAGGTGCACCAGGGATGCCTCCTG GTATACCACCACTAATGGCAGGTGTCCCACCCATGATGCCTGGAATGCCTCCAGTTATGCCTGGAATGCCACCTGG ATTACatcaacaaagaaaatacatgcagtCATTTTGTGGTGGAAACAT GATGATGCCAATGGGTGGAATGATGCCTCCTGGGCCAGGAATCCCACCGCTTATGCCTGGTATGCCACCAG GTATGCCACCACCTGTTGGTCCTCGTCCTGGGATGCCTCCTATGACACAAGCACAGCCTGCTACTGCACCAGGCATTCTTAACAGACCTCCAGCTCCTACTGCATCAGCACCTACCCCTCAGCCTCCAGTTACTAAACCACTCTTCCCAAGTGCAGGGCAG ATGGGGACACCTGTCACAAGCTCAAGTACAGCTTCCTCCAATTCAGAAAGTCTGTCAGCGTCTTCTAACGCTCTGTTTCCTAGCACAGCACAA GCTGCAGCGGCTGTTCAAGGTCCGGTTGGTACTGATTTCAAACCTTTGAATTctacagcagcaacaacagaacCCCCCAAACCTACATTCCCTGCTTACACACAGTCTACAGCCTCAACCACTAGCACCACAAATAGTACTGCAGCTAAACCAGCTACATCTATAACAAGTAAGCCTGCTACCCTTACCACAACCAGTGCAACCAGTAAGTTGATCCATCCAGATGAGGATATATCACTG GAAGAGAGAAGGGCACAGCTGCCCAAGTATCAGCGTAATCTTCCTCGTCCGGGACAAGCTTCCTTGGGTAATCCACCTGTTGGACCAATTGGAGGTATGATGCCACCACAGCCTGGAATTCCTCCGCAGCAACAAGGAATGAGACCTCCAATGCCACCACATG GTCAGTATGGTGCTCATCACCAGGGCATGCCAGGCTATCTTCCTGGAGCAATGCCTCCATATGGTCAGGGACCTCCGATGGTGCCCCCATACCAAAGTGGACCTCCTCGACCTCCAATGGGAATGAGACCTCCTGTCATGTCGCAAGGTGGCCGCTACTGA
- the ZNF207 gene encoding BUB3-interacting and GLEBS motif-containing protein ZNF207 isoform X5, giving the protein MGRKKKKQLKPWCWYCNRDFDDEKILIQHQKAKHFKCHICHKKLYTGPGLAIHCMQVHKETIDAVPNAIPGRTDIELEIYGMEGIPEKDMEERRRLLEQKTQAESQKKKQQDDSDEYEDDESAASTSFQPQQVQPQQGYIPPMAQPGLPPVPGAPGMPPGIPPLMAGVPPMMPGMPPVMPGMPPGLHQQRKYMQSFCGGNMMMPMGGMMPPGPGIPPLMPGMPPGMPPPVGPRPGMPPMTQAQPATAPGILNRPPAPTASAPTPQPPVTKPLFPSAGQAAAAVQGPVGTDFKPLNSTAATTEPPKPTFPAYTQSTASTTSTTNSTAAKPATSITSKPATLTTTSATSKLIHPDEDISLEERRAQLPKYQRNLPRPGQASLGNPPVGPIGGMMPPQPGIPPQQQGMRPPMPPHGQYGAHHQGMPGYLPGAMPPYGQGPPMVPPYQSGPPRPPMGMRPPVMSQGGRY; this is encoded by the exons GTATTGTAACAGGGATTTTGATGATGAAAAAATCCTTATACAGCatcaaaaagcaaagcactttaAATGCCATATATGTCATAAGAAATTGTATACGGGACCTGGTTTAGCTATCCATTGCATGCAG GTACATAAAGAAACAATAGATGCTGTTCCAAATGCTATTCCTGGAAGAACAGACATTGAACTGGAAATCTATGGCATGGAGGGCATTCCAGAAAAAGATATGGAGGAACGGAGGAGGTTACTTGAACAAAAAACTCAGG CAGAAAGCCAGAAGAAGAAGCAACAAGATGATTCTGATGAATATGAAGATGATGAATCTGCAGCTTCAACTTCATTTCAGCCCCAACAAGTTCAGCCACAGCAGGGGTACATTCCCCCAATGGCACAACCAGGTTTGCCTCCTGTGCCAGGTGCACCAGGGATGCCTCCTG GTATACCACCACTAATGGCAGGTGTCCCACCCATGATGCCTGGAATGCCTCCAGTTATGCCTGGAATGCCACCTGG ATTACatcaacaaagaaaatacatgcagtCATTTTGTGGTGGAAACAT GATGATGCCAATGGGTGGAATGATGCCTCCTGGGCCAGGAATCCCACCGCTTATGCCTGGTATGCCACCAG GTATGCCACCACCTGTTGGTCCTCGTCCTGGGATGCCTCCTATGACACAAGCACAGCCTGCTACTGCACCAGGCATTCTTAACAGACCTCCAGCTCCTACTGCATCAGCACCTACCCCTCAGCCTCCAGTTACTAAACCACTCTTCCCAAGTGCAGGGCAG GCTGCAGCGGCTGTTCAAGGTCCGGTTGGTACTGATTTCAAACCTTTGAATTctacagcagcaacaacagaacCCCCCAAACCTACATTCCCTGCTTACACACAGTCTACAGCCTCAACCACTAGCACCACAAATAGTACTGCAGCTAAACCAGCTACATCTATAACAAGTAAGCCTGCTACCCTTACCACAACCAGTGCAACCAGTAAGTTGATCCATCCAGATGAGGATATATCACTG GAAGAGAGAAGGGCACAGCTGCCCAAGTATCAGCGTAATCTTCCTCGTCCGGGACAAGCTTCCTTGGGTAATCCACCTGTTGGACCAATTGGAGGTATGATGCCACCACAGCCTGGAATTCCTCCGCAGCAACAAGGAATGAGACCTCCAATGCCACCACATG GTCAGTATGGTGCTCATCACCAGGGCATGCCAGGCTATCTTCCTGGAGCAATGCCTCCATATGGTCAGGGACCTCCGATGGTGCCCCCATACCAAAGTGGACCTCCTCGACCTCCAATGGGAATGAGACCTCCTGTCATGTCGCAAGGTGGCCGCTACTGA
- the ZNF207 gene encoding BUB3-interacting and GLEBS motif-containing protein ZNF207 isoform X2 translates to MGRKKKKQLKPWCWYCNRDFDDEKILIQHQKAKHFKCHICHKKLYTGPGLAIHCMQVHKETIDAVPNAIPGRTDIELEIYGMEGIPEKDMEERRRLLEQKTQESQKKKQQDDSDEYEDDESAASTSFQPQQVQPQQGYIPPMAQPGLPPVPGAPGMPPGIPPLMAGVPPMMPGMPPVMPGMPPGLHQQRKYMQSFCGGNMMMPMGGMMPPGPGIPPLMPGMPPGMPPPVGPRPGMPPMTQAQPATAPGILNRPPAPTASAPTPQPPVTKPLFPSAGQMGTPVTSSSTASSNSESLSASSNALFPSTAQAAAAVQGPVGTDFKPLNSTAATTEPPKPTFPAYTQSTASTTSTTNSTAAKPATSITSKPATLTTTSATSKLIHPDEDISLEERRAQLPKYQRNLPRPGQASLGNPPVGPIGGMMPPQPGIPPQQQGMRPPMPPHGQYGAHHQGMPGYLPGAMPPYGQGPPMVPPYQSGPPRPPMGMRPPVMSQGGRY, encoded by the exons GTATTGTAACAGGGATTTTGATGATGAAAAAATCCTTATACAGCatcaaaaagcaaagcactttaAATGCCATATATGTCATAAGAAATTGTATACGGGACCTGGTTTAGCTATCCATTGCATGCAG GTACATAAAGAAACAATAGATGCTGTTCCAAATGCTATTCCTGGAAGAACAGACATTGAACTGGAAATCTATGGCATGGAGGGCATTCCAGAAAAAGATATGGAGGAACGGAGGAGGTTACTTGAACAAAAAACTCAGG AAAGCCAGAAGAAGAAGCAACAAGATGATTCTGATGAATATGAAGATGATGAATCTGCAGCTTCAACTTCATTTCAGCCCCAACAAGTTCAGCCACAGCAGGGGTACATTCCCCCAATGGCACAACCAGGTTTGCCTCCTGTGCCAGGTGCACCAGGGATGCCTCCTG GTATACCACCACTAATGGCAGGTGTCCCACCCATGATGCCTGGAATGCCTCCAGTTATGCCTGGAATGCCACCTGG ATTACatcaacaaagaaaatacatgcagtCATTTTGTGGTGGAAACAT GATGATGCCAATGGGTGGAATGATGCCTCCTGGGCCAGGAATCCCACCGCTTATGCCTGGTATGCCACCAG GTATGCCACCACCTGTTGGTCCTCGTCCTGGGATGCCTCCTATGACACAAGCACAGCCTGCTACTGCACCAGGCATTCTTAACAGACCTCCAGCTCCTACTGCATCAGCACCTACCCCTCAGCCTCCAGTTACTAAACCACTCTTCCCAAGTGCAGGGCAG ATGGGGACACCTGTCACAAGCTCAAGTACAGCTTCCTCCAATTCAGAAAGTCTGTCAGCGTCTTCTAACGCTCTGTTTCCTAGCACAGCACAA GCTGCAGCGGCTGTTCAAGGTCCGGTTGGTACTGATTTCAAACCTTTGAATTctacagcagcaacaacagaacCCCCCAAACCTACATTCCCTGCTTACACACAGTCTACAGCCTCAACCACTAGCACCACAAATAGTACTGCAGCTAAACCAGCTACATCTATAACAAGTAAGCCTGCTACCCTTACCACAACCAGTGCAACCAGTAAGTTGATCCATCCAGATGAGGATATATCACTG GAAGAGAGAAGGGCACAGCTGCCCAAGTATCAGCGTAATCTTCCTCGTCCGGGACAAGCTTCCTTGGGTAATCCACCTGTTGGACCAATTGGAGGTATGATGCCACCACAGCCTGGAATTCCTCCGCAGCAACAAGGAATGAGACCTCCAATGCCACCACATG GTCAGTATGGTGCTCATCACCAGGGCATGCCAGGCTATCTTCCTGGAGCAATGCCTCCATATGGTCAGGGACCTCCGATGGTGCCCCCATACCAAAGTGGACCTCCTCGACCTCCAATGGGAATGAGACCTCCTGTCATGTCGCAAGGTGGCCGCTACTGA
- the ZNF207 gene encoding BUB3-interacting and GLEBS motif-containing protein ZNF207 isoform X4, whose protein sequence is MGRKKKKQLKPWCWYCNRDFDDEKILIQHQKAKHFKCHICHKKLYTGPGLAIHCMQVHKETIDAVPNAIPGRTDIELEIYGMEGIPEKDMEERRRLLEQKTQESQKKKQQDDSDEYEDDESAASTSFQPQQVQPQQGYIPPMAQPGLPPVPGAPGMPPGIPPLMAGVPPMMPGMPPVMPGMPPGMMPMGGMMPPGPGIPPLMPGMPPGMPPPVGPRPGMPPMTQAQPATAPGILNRPPAPTASAPTPQPPVTKPLFPSAGQMGTPVTSSSTASSNSESLSASSNALFPSTAQAAAAVQGPVGTDFKPLNSTAATTEPPKPTFPAYTQSTASTTSTTNSTAAKPATSITSKPATLTTTSATSKLIHPDEDISLEERRAQLPKYQRNLPRPGQASLGNPPVGPIGGMMPPQPGIPPQQQGMRPPMPPHGQYGAHHQGMPGYLPGAMPPYGQGPPMVPPYQSGPPRPPMGMRPPVMSQGGRY, encoded by the exons GTATTGTAACAGGGATTTTGATGATGAAAAAATCCTTATACAGCatcaaaaagcaaagcactttaAATGCCATATATGTCATAAGAAATTGTATACGGGACCTGGTTTAGCTATCCATTGCATGCAG GTACATAAAGAAACAATAGATGCTGTTCCAAATGCTATTCCTGGAAGAACAGACATTGAACTGGAAATCTATGGCATGGAGGGCATTCCAGAAAAAGATATGGAGGAACGGAGGAGGTTACTTGAACAAAAAACTCAGG AAAGCCAGAAGAAGAAGCAACAAGATGATTCTGATGAATATGAAGATGATGAATCTGCAGCTTCAACTTCATTTCAGCCCCAACAAGTTCAGCCACAGCAGGGGTACATTCCCCCAATGGCACAACCAGGTTTGCCTCCTGTGCCAGGTGCACCAGGGATGCCTCCTG GTATACCACCACTAATGGCAGGTGTCCCACCCATGATGCCTGGAATGCCTCCAGTTATGCCTGGAATGCCACCTGG GATGATGCCAATGGGTGGAATGATGCCTCCTGGGCCAGGAATCCCACCGCTTATGCCTGGTATGCCACCAG GTATGCCACCACCTGTTGGTCCTCGTCCTGGGATGCCTCCTATGACACAAGCACAGCCTGCTACTGCACCAGGCATTCTTAACAGACCTCCAGCTCCTACTGCATCAGCACCTACCCCTCAGCCTCCAGTTACTAAACCACTCTTCCCAAGTGCAGGGCAG ATGGGGACACCTGTCACAAGCTCAAGTACAGCTTCCTCCAATTCAGAAAGTCTGTCAGCGTCTTCTAACGCTCTGTTTCCTAGCACAGCACAA GCTGCAGCGGCTGTTCAAGGTCCGGTTGGTACTGATTTCAAACCTTTGAATTctacagcagcaacaacagaacCCCCCAAACCTACATTCCCTGCTTACACACAGTCTACAGCCTCAACCACTAGCACCACAAATAGTACTGCAGCTAAACCAGCTACATCTATAACAAGTAAGCCTGCTACCCTTACCACAACCAGTGCAACCAGTAAGTTGATCCATCCAGATGAGGATATATCACTG GAAGAGAGAAGGGCACAGCTGCCCAAGTATCAGCGTAATCTTCCTCGTCCGGGACAAGCTTCCTTGGGTAATCCACCTGTTGGACCAATTGGAGGTATGATGCCACCACAGCCTGGAATTCCTCCGCAGCAACAAGGAATGAGACCTCCAATGCCACCACATG GTCAGTATGGTGCTCATCACCAGGGCATGCCAGGCTATCTTCCTGGAGCAATGCCTCCATATGGTCAGGGACCTCCGATGGTGCCCCCATACCAAAGTGGACCTCCTCGACCTCCAATGGGAATGAGACCTCCTGTCATGTCGCAAGGTGGCCGCTACTGA
- the ZNF207 gene encoding BUB3-interacting and GLEBS motif-containing protein ZNF207 isoform X6, protein MGRKKKKQLKPWCWYCNRDFDDEKILIQHQKAKHFKCHICHKKLYTGPGLAIHCMQVHKETIDAVPNAIPGRTDIELEIYGMEGIPEKDMEERRRLLEQKTQESQKKKQQDDSDEYEDDESAASTSFQPQQVQPQQGYIPPMAQPGLPPVPGAPGMPPGIPPLMAGVPPMMPGMPPVMPGMPPGLHQQRKYMQSFCGGNMMMPMGGMMPPGPGIPPLMPGMPPGMPPPVGPRPGMPPMTQAQPATAPGILNRPPAPTASAPTPQPPVTKPLFPSAGQAAAAVQGPVGTDFKPLNSTAATTEPPKPTFPAYTQSTASTTSTTNSTAAKPATSITSKPATLTTTSATSKLIHPDEDISLEERRAQLPKYQRNLPRPGQASLGNPPVGPIGGMMPPQPGIPPQQQGMRPPMPPHGQYGAHHQGMPGYLPGAMPPYGQGPPMVPPYQSGPPRPPMGMRPPVMSQGGRY, encoded by the exons GTATTGTAACAGGGATTTTGATGATGAAAAAATCCTTATACAGCatcaaaaagcaaagcactttaAATGCCATATATGTCATAAGAAATTGTATACGGGACCTGGTTTAGCTATCCATTGCATGCAG GTACATAAAGAAACAATAGATGCTGTTCCAAATGCTATTCCTGGAAGAACAGACATTGAACTGGAAATCTATGGCATGGAGGGCATTCCAGAAAAAGATATGGAGGAACGGAGGAGGTTACTTGAACAAAAAACTCAGG AAAGCCAGAAGAAGAAGCAACAAGATGATTCTGATGAATATGAAGATGATGAATCTGCAGCTTCAACTTCATTTCAGCCCCAACAAGTTCAGCCACAGCAGGGGTACATTCCCCCAATGGCACAACCAGGTTTGCCTCCTGTGCCAGGTGCACCAGGGATGCCTCCTG GTATACCACCACTAATGGCAGGTGTCCCACCCATGATGCCTGGAATGCCTCCAGTTATGCCTGGAATGCCACCTGG ATTACatcaacaaagaaaatacatgcagtCATTTTGTGGTGGAAACAT GATGATGCCAATGGGTGGAATGATGCCTCCTGGGCCAGGAATCCCACCGCTTATGCCTGGTATGCCACCAG GTATGCCACCACCTGTTGGTCCTCGTCCTGGGATGCCTCCTATGACACAAGCACAGCCTGCTACTGCACCAGGCATTCTTAACAGACCTCCAGCTCCTACTGCATCAGCACCTACCCCTCAGCCTCCAGTTACTAAACCACTCTTCCCAAGTGCAGGGCAG GCTGCAGCGGCTGTTCAAGGTCCGGTTGGTACTGATTTCAAACCTTTGAATTctacagcagcaacaacagaacCCCCCAAACCTACATTCCCTGCTTACACACAGTCTACAGCCTCAACCACTAGCACCACAAATAGTACTGCAGCTAAACCAGCTACATCTATAACAAGTAAGCCTGCTACCCTTACCACAACCAGTGCAACCAGTAAGTTGATCCATCCAGATGAGGATATATCACTG GAAGAGAGAAGGGCACAGCTGCCCAAGTATCAGCGTAATCTTCCTCGTCCGGGACAAGCTTCCTTGGGTAATCCACCTGTTGGACCAATTGGAGGTATGATGCCACCACAGCCTGGAATTCCTCCGCAGCAACAAGGAATGAGACCTCCAATGCCACCACATG GTCAGTATGGTGCTCATCACCAGGGCATGCCAGGCTATCTTCCTGGAGCAATGCCTCCATATGGTCAGGGACCTCCGATGGTGCCCCCATACCAAAGTGGACCTCCTCGACCTCCAATGGGAATGAGACCTCCTGTCATGTCGCAAGGTGGCCGCTACTGA
- the ZNF207 gene encoding BUB3-interacting and GLEBS motif-containing protein ZNF207 isoform X3 — MGRKKKKQLKPWCWYCNRDFDDEKILIQHQKAKHFKCHICHKKLYTGPGLAIHCMQVHKETIDAVPNAIPGRTDIELEIYGMEGIPEKDMEERRRLLEQKTQAESQKKKQQDDSDEYEDDESAASTSFQPQQVQPQQGYIPPMAQPGLPPVPGAPGMPPGIPPLMAGVPPMMPGMPPVMPGMPPGMMPMGGMMPPGPGIPPLMPGMPPGMPPPVGPRPGMPPMTQAQPATAPGILNRPPAPTASAPTPQPPVTKPLFPSAGQMGTPVTSSSTASSNSESLSASSNALFPSTAQAAAAVQGPVGTDFKPLNSTAATTEPPKPTFPAYTQSTASTTSTTNSTAAKPATSITSKPATLTTTSATSKLIHPDEDISLEERRAQLPKYQRNLPRPGQASLGNPPVGPIGGMMPPQPGIPPQQQGMRPPMPPHGQYGAHHQGMPGYLPGAMPPYGQGPPMVPPYQSGPPRPPMGMRPPVMSQGGRY; from the exons GTATTGTAACAGGGATTTTGATGATGAAAAAATCCTTATACAGCatcaaaaagcaaagcactttaAATGCCATATATGTCATAAGAAATTGTATACGGGACCTGGTTTAGCTATCCATTGCATGCAG GTACATAAAGAAACAATAGATGCTGTTCCAAATGCTATTCCTGGAAGAACAGACATTGAACTGGAAATCTATGGCATGGAGGGCATTCCAGAAAAAGATATGGAGGAACGGAGGAGGTTACTTGAACAAAAAACTCAGG CAGAAAGCCAGAAGAAGAAGCAACAAGATGATTCTGATGAATATGAAGATGATGAATCTGCAGCTTCAACTTCATTTCAGCCCCAACAAGTTCAGCCACAGCAGGGGTACATTCCCCCAATGGCACAACCAGGTTTGCCTCCTGTGCCAGGTGCACCAGGGATGCCTCCTG GTATACCACCACTAATGGCAGGTGTCCCACCCATGATGCCTGGAATGCCTCCAGTTATGCCTGGAATGCCACCTGG GATGATGCCAATGGGTGGAATGATGCCTCCTGGGCCAGGAATCCCACCGCTTATGCCTGGTATGCCACCAG GTATGCCACCACCTGTTGGTCCTCGTCCTGGGATGCCTCCTATGACACAAGCACAGCCTGCTACTGCACCAGGCATTCTTAACAGACCTCCAGCTCCTACTGCATCAGCACCTACCCCTCAGCCTCCAGTTACTAAACCACTCTTCCCAAGTGCAGGGCAG ATGGGGACACCTGTCACAAGCTCAAGTACAGCTTCCTCCAATTCAGAAAGTCTGTCAGCGTCTTCTAACGCTCTGTTTCCTAGCACAGCACAA GCTGCAGCGGCTGTTCAAGGTCCGGTTGGTACTGATTTCAAACCTTTGAATTctacagcagcaacaacagaacCCCCCAAACCTACATTCCCTGCTTACACACAGTCTACAGCCTCAACCACTAGCACCACAAATAGTACTGCAGCTAAACCAGCTACATCTATAACAAGTAAGCCTGCTACCCTTACCACAACCAGTGCAACCAGTAAGTTGATCCATCCAGATGAGGATATATCACTG GAAGAGAGAAGGGCACAGCTGCCCAAGTATCAGCGTAATCTTCCTCGTCCGGGACAAGCTTCCTTGGGTAATCCACCTGTTGGACCAATTGGAGGTATGATGCCACCACAGCCTGGAATTCCTCCGCAGCAACAAGGAATGAGACCTCCAATGCCACCACATG GTCAGTATGGTGCTCATCACCAGGGCATGCCAGGCTATCTTCCTGGAGCAATGCCTCCATATGGTCAGGGACCTCCGATGGTGCCCCCATACCAAAGTGGACCTCCTCGACCTCCAATGGGAATGAGACCTCCTGTCATGTCGCAAGGTGGCCGCTACTGA